Proteins from one Carassius gibelio isolate Cgi1373 ecotype wild population from Czech Republic chromosome A25, carGib1.2-hapl.c, whole genome shotgun sequence genomic window:
- the LOC127946943 gene encoding uncharacterized protein LOC127946943, translated as MASLPAMKNIPSVENAFKASKKHKNKKRKKEKKDKSKKCVPDFLLHDGCHEPVFTQMQDTKKRKKPKKKTKPKEDFQKPKLNKQLKQPEDMHQIQPVIYISPDQETPYSTEKDCYTSVKPKKRVIFNLPPELSQAAKTNDEEFRKMGQSKQFVGESSLESNTAEEMNSQDLFITQKSFLDPYLEISSTSSCSQATTVKEPESRSCRLTAEATTQTENFFTLPAISTSLRFQEQNASKTPEEPVDLSLPNRTRRMHGPKQSAVDSAKPTKLKISDTSSEDGDTVPKAKGDLLQLKVIQTRLNESFFFKVKGEDSPKPMCPLMKLTESVEKKIKK; from the coding sequence ATGGCTTCTCTCCCAGCAATGAAGAATATCCCCAGTGTTGAAAATGCCTTTAAAGCATCcaagaaacacaaaaacaagaaaaggaaaaaggaaaaaaaggataaGAGCAAAAAGTGTGTGCCTGACTTTTTGTTGCATGATGGCTGCCATGAGCCAGTGTTTACACAAATGCAAGAcaccaagaaaagaaaaaagccaaAGAAGAAAACCAAACCGAAGGAAGACTTTCAGAAacctaaattaaataaacagctcAAACAACCGGAAGATATGCACCAAATTCAGCCTGTTATCTACATCTCCCCTGATCAGGAGACACCATATTCAACCGAGAAGGATTGTTATACAAGCGTGAAACCCAAAAAGAGAGTAATTTTCAACTTGCCACCTGAGCTGAGCCAAGCTGCAAAGACAAATGATGAAGAATTCAGAAAGATGGGCCAAAGCAAGCAGTTTGTTGGCGAAAGCAGCTTGGAATCCAACACAGCTGAAGAAATGAACAGCCAAGATCTGTTTATTACACAGAAATCATTCCTGGATCCATATTTGGAGATCTCCAGCACCTCAAGCTGCAGTCAGGCCACTACCGTGAAGGAACCAGAGAGTCGCTCATGTAGGTTGACAGCTGAAGCAACCACTCAAACCGAAAACTTCTTTACCTTACCAGCAATCTCCACCTCTCTCAGATTTCAGGAGCAGAACGCGTCCAAAACTCCAGAGGAACCGGTAGACCTGAGCCTGCCGAACAGAACAAGACGAATGCACGGCCCAAAACAATCTGCTGTAGATTCTGCAAAACCAACCAAGCTTAAGATATCAGACACGTCGAGTGAAGACGGCGATACAGTGCCCAAAGCCAAAGGTGATCTGCTCCAGCTGAAGGTCATCCAGACCCGCTTGAATGAGTCTTTCTTTTTTAAGGTGAAGGGTGAAGATTCACCCAAGCCCATGTGCCCTTTGATGAAGCTCACGGAAAGCGTTGAGAAAAAGATAAAGAAGTGA
- the LOC127946948 gene encoding phosphatidylinositol N-acetylglucosaminyltransferase subunit Y-like, whose amino-acid sequence MFFSLSTVTVLVPLISLSGLFYSAAMDDNFPQGCTSASSVCFYSLLLPVTIPVYVFFHLWKWMGIKLFRHN is encoded by the coding sequence ATGTTTTTCTCCTTGTCTACAGTGACTGTTCTTGTTCCACTGATATCATTGTCTGGACTGTTTTACTCGGCAGCCATGGATGACAATTTCCCTCAAGGCTGCACGAGTGCAAGCAGTGTGTGTTTCTACAGCCTGCTGTTGCCAGTAACAATTCCCGTTTATGTTTTCTTTCACCTTTGGAAGTGGATGGGTATCAAGCTGTTTAGACACAATTAA
- the LOC127946947 gene encoding protein preY, mitochondrial — translation MSHALRTLATGVFSVQRSVTVLSLLRPVSAVKIRGQQRSRSDGVKDRETQPFDESLLEFLVCPLSKKPLRYDERSNELINEELGIAYPIIDGIPNMIPQDARMIHKSKATENPSES, via the exons ATGTCTCATGCTTTGCGGACACTCGCCACTGGAGTATTTAGCGTGCAGAGATCTGTGACCGTCCTGTCACTCTTGCGTCCAGTGAGCGCCGTGAAGATCCGCGGACAGCAGCGGAGCCGCAGCGACGGAGTCAAGGACAGAGAGACTCAGCCGTTTGACGAGTCCCTCCTTGAGTTCCTTGTGTGTCCACTGTCCAAAAAACCTCTGAG GTATGATGAAAGGAGCAACGAATTAATAAATGAAGAGCTTGGTATTGCATATCCCATCATCGATGGCATTCCTAACATGATCCCACAAGATGCAAGAATGATCCATAAGAGCAAAGCAACTGAAAACCCCTCTGAATCTTGA